The proteins below are encoded in one region of Pseudoduganella armeniaca:
- a CDS encoding IS1595 family transposase, whose protein sequence is MDSRQFQAMQAQVRQMLVELTGKQVDELRVMFDRCRSLADCLAIIEARGNRMRRCPHCQGERLYRHGVFYGLQRYRCRECGASFNALTGTPLAFIRLREKWLPFLQCMLNSMTVRGAAQAIGIHRNTSFRWRHRFMMMAKDARALPLGGIVEADETYILESQKGSRNLTRPARRRGGTASHRGPGKEHDCILVACDRTGKARDFVTGRGPVTTPQLQQCLPPVLAPGVLLATDGAVAYKAFARATGIQHRAVNVAAGVRVVDEVIHVQTVNSYHGRFKGWLRRFHGVASKYLPNYLGWCHALDAGRVPTPQHFLRAALFLLVI, encoded by the coding sequence GCGACAAATGCTGGTTGAACTGACCGGCAAGCAGGTCGACGAGCTGCGCGTGATGTTCGACCGCTGCAGGTCCCTGGCGGACTGCCTGGCGATCATCGAGGCGCGTGGGAACCGGATGCGCCGATGTCCCCATTGCCAGGGTGAGCGCCTGTACCGCCATGGTGTTTTCTACGGCCTGCAACGCTATCGCTGCCGTGAGTGCGGCGCCAGCTTCAACGCGCTGACCGGCACCCCGCTGGCCTTCATCCGGCTGCGCGAGAAATGGCTGCCGTTCCTGCAGTGCATGCTGAACTCGATGACGGTACGTGGGGCGGCACAGGCCATCGGCATCCACCGCAACACGAGCTTTCGCTGGCGCCATCGCTTCATGATGATGGCCAAGGACGCGCGCGCGTTGCCGCTGGGCGGCATTGTCGAGGCGGACGAAACCTATATCCTCGAATCGCAGAAGGGCTCGCGCAACCTGACGCGGCCGGCGCGCCGCCGTGGCGGCACGGCCAGCCACCGTGGCCCCGGCAAGGAGCATGACTGCATCCTGGTCGCATGCGACCGGACCGGCAAGGCGCGCGACTTCGTCACCGGGCGTGGGCCGGTGACGACCCCACAATTACAGCAATGCCTGCCACCGGTGCTGGCGCCAGGCGTCCTGCTGGCGACCGACGGGGCCGTTGCGTACAAGGCGTTTGCCAGGGCGACCGGAATCCAACACCGTGCCGTCAATGTCGCGGCAGGGGTGCGCGTGGTGGACGAGGTCATTCATGTCCAGACCGTCAACAGCTACCATGGCCGCTTCAAGGGCTGGCTGCGCCGCTTCCACGGTGTCGCCAGCAAATACCTGCCCAACTACCTGGGCTGGTGCCATGCCCTCGATGCCGGGCGCGTGCCGACACCGCAGCATTTCCTGCGCGCAGCGCTGTTTCTCCTCGTCATTTGA
- a CDS encoding HAF repeat-containing protein, which produces MRLLSTTMLCLAITCHAAAKPPPHETATTVMADVNAAGDIVGEISDEAGRRRAVLSRQGRVTDLGTLGGPESYASAINDAGVIIGAALDASNAWRAFRYEPGQGMRDLGTLGGRGSNAIAISSTGFVAGYADVDERDYHAFVHDGRTMRDLGTLGGRTSYATDVNAAGVVVGAAQNAAGQRRAFVYRPGAGLAKLPTLGGKAGVATAVNDHGVVVGASTTASGHWHAFLHDGTRMVDLGALVPWGHTYATGISRDGKVVGSVRSGTGAAYAFIYANGTMKVVPPLSDMGRSAKISDDGDIVGAVRAGGHYKPVMMATEQRADAPWKPVDWLTFFSLLPVGLWVLWHVGRDLRDWWRERAARRIGLA; this is translated from the coding sequence ATGAGATTGCTTTCGACCACCATGCTGTGCCTTGCGATCACGTGCCATGCGGCGGCCAAACCCCCGCCGCATGAGACTGCCACCACGGTAATGGCGGACGTCAACGCGGCCGGCGATATCGTCGGCGAAATCAGCGACGAGGCCGGCCGCCGCCGCGCCGTGCTGTCGCGCCAGGGCCGCGTGACGGACCTGGGCACGCTGGGCGGCCCGGAAAGCTACGCCAGCGCGATCAACGACGCCGGCGTGATCATCGGCGCGGCCCTGGACGCCAGCAACGCATGGCGCGCCTTCCGCTACGAGCCCGGCCAGGGCATGCGCGACCTGGGCACGCTGGGCGGGCGTGGCAGCAATGCCATCGCCATCAGCAGCACGGGCTTCGTTGCCGGGTATGCCGACGTGGACGAGCGCGACTACCATGCCTTCGTCCATGACGGCCGTACCATGCGCGATCTGGGCACGCTGGGCGGCCGCACGAGTTACGCGACGGACGTCAACGCGGCCGGCGTCGTGGTGGGTGCGGCGCAGAACGCGGCGGGCCAGCGGCGCGCCTTCGTGTATCGCCCCGGCGCCGGGCTGGCGAAGCTGCCCACGCTGGGCGGCAAGGCGGGTGTGGCGACGGCCGTCAACGACCACGGCGTCGTGGTCGGTGCATCGACCACCGCCAGCGGCCACTGGCATGCGTTCCTGCACGACGGCACGCGCATGGTGGACCTGGGCGCGCTGGTGCCGTGGGGGCACACCTACGCGACGGGCATCAGCCGCGACGGCAAGGTGGTGGGCTCCGTGCGCTCGGGCACGGGCGCGGCCTATGCCTTCATCTACGCGAACGGCACCATGAAGGTGGTGCCGCCGCTGAGCGACATGGGCCGCAGCGCCAAGATCAGCGACGACGGCGACATCGTCGGCGCCGTGCGCGCCGGCGGCCACTACAAGCCGGTCATGATGGCGACGGAGCAGCGCGCGGACGCGCCCTGGAAGCCGGTCGACTGGCTGACGTTCTTCTCGCTGCTGCCGGTCGGCCTGTGGGTGCTGTGGCACGTAGGCCGCGACCTGCGCGACTGGTGGCGCGAGCGCGCCGCGCGCCGGA